TGGTCGAGTGCACGTAGGTCTCGTGCGTCAGGTCCATCAGGTTGTCGACCATGAGGCGGTAGTCGCAGCCGATGTGGTACAGCCCGCCGCCGTAGGCCCAGTCGGGGCTGTCGGACCACTCGAACTCGGGCACCGCTGCCTCGTCGGCCCGCGCCGCCTCGCCGGGCCAGACCCAGACGAAGCCGTGCCGCTCCACCACCGGGAAGCTGCGGATCGCGGCAAATCGCTCCACCCGCTGGCCGGGCATGGACACCGTGCGCCCGTCGCAGCCCATCACCAGGCCGTGGTAGCCGCAGGTCAGCTCGCCCTCGCAGACCCGCCCCAGCGACAGCGGCGCACCACGGTGCGGGCAGAAGTCCTCCAGCGCCGCCACCTGGCCGGCGCCGTTGCGATAGAACACCATGCGCTCGCCGCAGATGCGCCGGCCCAGGGGACGGTCGGCAAACTCGTCGGGCGTGCAGGCCACGTACCAGGCGTTCTTGGGGAACATCGATGTCTCCGTTGATCTGAAATTGGATCCAATTTGGCCACCGAGTGGCAGAATCGTCAATTGATGACCCCTGAAATGGATCCAATCGAAGCTGACCCGCCGGCCGCTACCGGCGCTGCCGACCCGGCCTCGCTGGTGGCGACGCTGCGCAAGCTGATCATCGACGGGCGCTACGGCGCCGGCGCGCGGCTGGCCGAGATCCCCGTGGCTGCGGCGCTGGGGGTGTCGCGCACGCCGGTGCGGCTGGCCTTTCGCACCCTGGAGCAGGAGGGCCTGCTGGAGAAGACCGGCAAGCGCGGCTACACCGTGCGCGCCTTCTCCGAGGCGGACGTGCTCTGCGCGCTGGAGGTGCGCGGTGCGCTGGAGGGCCTGGCCGCGCGCCGCCTGGCCGAGCAGGCGCCCCCACCGGCTGTACTGGCCGTGCTGGCCGAGCTGGACGGCGCACTGGCCGAGGGGGCCGCGGTGCTCGGCAAGGGCCACCTGACGGCCGACGACATCGCCCACTGGAGCCGGCTGAACGAGCGCTTCCACCGCGCCATCGTGCAGGCTGGCGGCGGGCGGGTGATTGCCGATGCCATCGCCCGCAACGACCACCTGCCCTTCGCCTCGGCCGGCTCGCTGGTGATCGACCGCGATGCCCTGGAGCGCGAGTACCTCAAGCTGCAGCTGGCCCAGATGCAGCACCAGCTCATCGTCGACGCCCTGCGGCGGCGCGAGTCCGCCCGGGTGGAGATGCTCATGCGCGAGCACGCCTACATCGCGCTGCGCTACGGGCGGCTGTTCGGGCTGGAGGTGCAGGTGGGGGCCGGCGGGACGGCCGAGAAGGGCCACAAAGGCGCAGCAAGCCCGGCTTGAGCACCGTCGCAGCGCCGGCAAAGTCGAGTTGAATCAAGTTCCATCCGCGCTTCAAGGTCTTCCCCGACGAAATCGCTCGCCAATCAGGCGAAAATCAGCCCCTTGCGCGGGGCAATGCCGCCCCGTCACGGCACCCGCCGAGAGAGACGGTCCCAGTCGAAGCCCCCCGGGTCGGGCCTCGCGAAAGCTGATGATGAAACGTTTGGATGACTTCCGCCTGCGCATGGGCCAGCACGAACTGGTGCCCATCATGATCGGCGGCATGGGTGTGGACATCTCGTCCTCGGACCTCGCTCTGGAGGCGGCCCGGCTCGGTGGCGTGGGCCACATCTCCGACGCGATGATCAAGACGGTCACCGACCGCCGCTACAAGACCAAGTACGTCAAGGCCAAGCAGGCCCAGTACAAGTACAACGTCGACTCGCCCGACAAGTCGACCGTCAAGTTCAACCTCGCCGACCTGGCCGAGGCGACGCGCCTGCACGTCGAGCACACCATGGACCGCAAGCAGGGCAGCGGCATGGTGTTCATCAACTGCATGGAAAAGCTGACGATGAACGCGCCGCGCGACACCCTCAAGGTGCGCCTGGATGCCGCGCTCAGCGCCGGCATCGACGGCGTCACGCTGGCCGCCGGCCTGCACCTGGGCTCCTTCGCGCTGATCGAGGACCACCCGCGCTTCCGTGACGCCAAGCTGGGCATCATCGTCTCCAGCCTGCGCGCGCTGCAGCTCTTCCTGAAGAAGAACGCCCGCCTGAACCGCCTGCCCGACTACGTCGTCGTCGAAGGCCCGCTGGCTGGCGGCCACCTCGGCTTCGGCATGGACTGGGCGCAGTACGACCTGGCCACCATCGTCGCCGAGATCATGACCTGGATGAAGGCCGAGCAGCTCGACATCCCGGTGATCCCCGCTGGCGGCATCTTCACCGGCAGCGACGCGGTGGGCTTCATGGAGATGGGCGCGGCCGGCGTGCAGGTGGCCACCCGCTTCACCGTCACCAAGGAATGCGGCCTGCCCGACGACATCAAGCAGGAGTACTTCAAGGCCAGCGAGGACGACATCGAGGTCAACCAGATCTCCCCGACCGGCTACCCGATGCGCATGATCAAGGCCAGCCCCGGCATCGGCGACGGCATCCGCCCGAACTGCGAGGCCTACGGCTACCTGCTCGACGCCAACGGCAAGTGCGCCTACATCACCTCCTGGAACCGCGAAGTGGCCGCCCACCCCGGCGCCAAGCGCGTGCAGGTATTCGACAAGACCTGCCTGTGCACCCACATGCGCAACTTCGAGATCTGGACCTGCGGCCAGCTCACCTGGCGCCTGAAGGACACCACCGTCAAGGCCACCGACGGCAGCTACCAGCTGCTCTCGGCCGAGCACGTGTTCCAGGACTACCAGTTCAGCACCGAGCAGCGCGTGGCGCTGCCGGAGTTGGCCGAAGCCGCGGCCTGATGGGCTGACGGACCGATGGACAGGCTGACTCACTGAGACGGGCGCCGCCACCGCGGCATCCGCACGGGTTTCGACAGGGGCGCATGGCGCCCCTTTCCCTTTCTCGTGCCCCCCTCATGGGTGTTGACGGCGCCCGGTGCTCCGTCGCAGCATGGCTTTTGCACTTTTCCGTGGCCACGCAGTCGGTGACCGCGCAACGTGCAACCACCTGGAGGCAGCACCATGGCATACCGCACCCGCACCCGCGACGACCACCTGCGCAGCGACGGCACCCCCAAGCGCATCCTTGCCCTCGACGGCGGGGGCCTGCGCGGCATGCTGAGCCTGGGCATCCTGCTGCGCATCGAGTCGACCCTGCGCGAACGCCATGGCGGCGGGGCGGACTTCCGCCTCAGCCACTACTTCGACCTCATCGCTGGCACCTCCACCGGCGCCATCATCGCCGCCGCCCTGGCCAAGGGCATGTCGGTCGAGGCCATCCTGGCCGAGTACCGCCAGCTGGGCCGGGACGTGTTCCGCAAGAGCCTGCTGCGCCAGGGCGCGTTGCGCGCCAAGTACGACGAGGACAAGCTGATCGCCGGGCTGCAGCGCGTCTACGGCGCCGACACCACGCTGGGCGATGCCTCGCTGCAGACCGGCCTGCTCGTCATGACCAAGCGGCTCGACTCCGGCAGCCCCTGGCCGATCAGCAACAACCCGCGCGGCAAGTACTTCGCCACCCGGCCCAGCGGTGCCATCGGCAACGGCGCCTACCCGCTGTGGCAGGTCGTGCGCGCCTCCACCGCCGCGCCCGCCTTCTTCGACCCCGAGCACATCGCCATCGCCGCCGGCGTGGAGGGCGAGTTCGTCGACGGCGGCGTCAGCCCCTTCAACAACCCGGCGCTGCAGGCCGTCATGTACGCCACGCTGGACGGCTACCGCATCGGCTGGCCCAGCGGCGCGGATCGCCTCATGGTCGTGTCGGTCGGCACCGGCACAGCCGACCCCCGCGTGCAGCGCTCCAGCCTGGCCGCGCTGCACGCCATCAACTCGCTCAAGGCGCTGATGGACGATTGCGCGACCCTGCAGGAAACCCTGCTGCAGTGGATGTCCGCCAGCCCGCAGGCCCGCACGATCGACCGCGAACTGGGCGACCTGCGCCATGACCTGATCGGCGGGCGAGCGCTGCTGAGCTATCTGCGCTACAACGTCGACCTGAGCCGTGACGAAGTGCACAAACTCGACCCCGCGCTGGACGACGAGCTGATCGCCCACCTCAGCGAGATGGACGCCCCGGAGAACATGGAAACCCTGTTCCACCTGGGTGGCTTGGTCGCCGACCGCGAGGTGCAGTCCGACGACTTCCCGGCCGTGTTCGACCTGCTCCCCGCCTGACCGGCCCCGTCCGGTCGGGTGGGGTGCCCAGCCAACCCCCTCCCCTGCCCACCGGACCCGCGCCATGACCCACCCACGCCGCCGCTACCGCAAGCGCGCCGATCTCGCCGTCACCGCCGTGCGCCTGGCGCTGGACACCGCCGGCTTCACCTACCTCAAGTGGGGCGCCGAACAGCGCTGCAAGCCCGGCGACTGGCTGGTGGACAACGACGGCGACACCTACACCGTCGACGCCGAAGTCTTCGAGCGCACCTACCGCGCCGTCGCCCCCGGCCGCTACGTCAAGTCCACCCCGGTCTGGGCCGAAGCGGCCACCACCGCCGGCAGCGTAGCCACCAAGGAAGGCGCCTCCCACTACCAGCCCGGCGACTACCTCGTCGCCAACCAGTCCGACGGCGGCGACGCCTACTGCATCGGGCGCGAGAAGTTCGAGGCGATGTATGAGCTGGATGAATAAGGGGCGCTGCGGCTGGGCGGTGGTGCGCCGGCTGGCCGGGATCCACGGCGGGAGGACCGCCCTGCTGGTGGCGCTGGCCCTGGCCGGCTCGGCCGCCACGGCCTTTGACTTCAACGGCCGCAAGACCCTCGTCGCCGTGACCGCCGATGGCGCGCGCACCCCGCTGGGCAGCATCGACTTCACCCCGGCCGCCGGCGCACCCACGACCTTCCGCCTCACGCTGAAGACCGAGGTCTTCACTGACCACTTCCTGTCGATGCGCGAGTTCAAGTGCCTGAACGCCGCCCAGGAAATCAGCTGCCACGTCCCCTACCCCTACCCGACCCCCGCGACGGTGGGCCCGGGCCAGCTGGCCTGGCTGGAGCACAGCTTGCTGTTCCTGTTCAAGAGCCCGGCCGAATTCGGCGCCAAGCTCTGGAACGGCGTCTACTACGAATTCCAGGAACAGGGCGCGGCGCTGGTCGGCACACCCAAGGCCGTGGACCTCAACGAGATCTCCGCGCCCCCGCGTGATCCGTCCATCCCCCCCTTCAAGAAGGCCCTGCGCCACGACATGCCCCCGCAGGCGCGCTGGCTGCGGGAGTTGGTGATTGAGTAGGTCGGGCACTAAGAGGCTTCAGCGGTGGTTGCGGCTCGCTGCCTGCATTGCCCGCCATCCCGGCGTGCATGACGTAAGCCAAACTCTGTTGCCGCAGGAGGGAAGTCCAATGCACCAGGCGCACGAACCCATCACGATCGGCAGCCATGCCGATCCAGGACCGTACGACTCGCGCGATCAGGCGGACTTCACGCTGGACGCGGTCGCCTTCGACGCCTTCCAAGCC
The Sphaerotilus microaerophilus DNA segment above includes these coding regions:
- a CDS encoding nitronate monooxygenase; the encoded protein is MKRLDDFRLRMGQHELVPIMIGGMGVDISSSDLALEAARLGGVGHISDAMIKTVTDRRYKTKYVKAKQAQYKYNVDSPDKSTVKFNLADLAEATRLHVEHTMDRKQGSGMVFINCMEKLTMNAPRDTLKVRLDAALSAGIDGVTLAAGLHLGSFALIEDHPRFRDAKLGIIVSSLRALQLFLKKNARLNRLPDYVVVEGPLAGGHLGFGMDWAQYDLATIVAEIMTWMKAEQLDIPVIPAGGIFTGSDAVGFMEMGAAGVQVATRFTVTKECGLPDDIKQEYFKASEDDIEVNQISPTGYPMRMIKASPGIGDGIRPNCEAYGYLLDANGKCAYITSWNREVAAHPGAKRVQVFDKTCLCTHMRNFEIWTCGQLTWRLKDTTVKATDGSYQLLSAEHVFQDYQFSTEQRVALPELAEAAA
- a CDS encoding patatin-like phospholipase family protein, with product MAYRTRTRDDHLRSDGTPKRILALDGGGLRGMLSLGILLRIESTLRERHGGGADFRLSHYFDLIAGTSTGAIIAAALAKGMSVEAILAEYRQLGRDVFRKSLLRQGALRAKYDEDKLIAGLQRVYGADTTLGDASLQTGLLVMTKRLDSGSPWPISNNPRGKYFATRPSGAIGNGAYPLWQVVRASTAAPAFFDPEHIAIAAGVEGEFVDGGVSPFNNPALQAVMYATLDGYRIGWPSGADRLMVVSVGTGTADPRVQRSSLAALHAINSLKALMDDCATLQETLLQWMSASPQARTIDRELGDLRHDLIGGRALLSYLRYNVDLSRDEVHKLDPALDDELIAHLSEMDAPENMETLFHLGGLVADREVQSDDFPAVFDLLPA
- a CDS encoding GntR family transcriptional regulator, coding for MDPIEADPPAATGAADPASLVATLRKLIIDGRYGAGARLAEIPVAAALGVSRTPVRLAFRTLEQEGLLEKTGKRGYTVRAFSEADVLCALEVRGALEGLAARRLAEQAPPPAVLAVLAELDGALAEGAAVLGKGHLTADDIAHWSRLNERFHRAIVQAGGGRVIADAIARNDHLPFASAGSLVIDRDALEREYLKLQLAQMQHQLIVDALRRRESARVEMLMREHAYIALRYGRLFGLEVQVGAGGTAEKGHKGAASPA
- a CDS encoding PGDYG domain-containing protein, with the translated sequence MTHPRRRYRKRADLAVTAVRLALDTAGFTYLKWGAEQRCKPGDWLVDNDGDTYTVDAEVFERTYRAVAPGRYVKSTPVWAEAATTAGSVATKEGASHYQPGDYLVANQSDGGDAYCIGREKFEAMYELDE
- a CDS encoding DUF1778 domain-containing protein, coding for MHQAHEPITIGSHADPGPYDSRDQADFTLDAVAFDAFQALLDQPPAPTAGLRRTLRARPPWNTTADHSE